In the Streptomyces sp. cg36 genome, one interval contains:
- a CDS encoding ABC transporter ATP-binding protein, translated as MRGTDDHGAADARWALEARGLGKRYRRGWALKDCTVRIPAGRICGLVGPNGAGKSTLLNLATRLTEATEGELRIFGVPADDPAAMPRYAYLDQDKPLFKRFTVAETLRLGQELNPDWDQEAAERIVVSGGLPLDARIDSLSGGQRTRAAFALAFGKRPDLLLLDEPMADLDPLARDEMSSLLMSEAAERGTTVLMSSHLLSDLEHMCDYLLVLAGGRVRMAGEAEELVPMHTLVTGVTEDGLLPAALATHTVVDVRTAGRQFTAMVRTEGPLAAGWQLAEPSMEEVLLAYLRNPKAPALLSPSAVPGHREEYAA; from the coding sequence GTGCGAGGCACGGACGATCACGGAGCCGCCGACGCCCGGTGGGCCCTGGAAGCCCGCGGGCTGGGGAAGAGGTACCGGCGCGGCTGGGCCCTCAAGGACTGCACGGTCCGGATTCCGGCCGGCCGCATCTGCGGCCTGGTCGGCCCCAACGGGGCGGGCAAGAGCACCCTGCTCAACCTGGCGACCCGGCTCACCGAGGCGACCGAGGGCGAGCTGCGGATCTTCGGAGTGCCGGCCGACGACCCGGCCGCGATGCCCCGGTACGCGTATCTCGACCAGGACAAGCCGCTGTTCAAGCGGTTCACGGTGGCCGAGACCCTGCGGCTCGGCCAGGAGCTCAACCCGGACTGGGACCAGGAGGCGGCCGAGCGCATCGTCGTCTCGGGCGGCCTGCCGCTGGACGCCCGGATCGACAGCCTCTCGGGCGGCCAGCGCACCCGCGCGGCCTTCGCCCTGGCCTTCGGCAAACGGCCCGACCTGCTGCTCCTGGACGAGCCGATGGCCGACCTCGACCCGCTGGCGCGCGACGAGATGAGCTCCCTGCTGATGTCCGAGGCCGCCGAGCGCGGCACCACCGTGCTGATGTCCTCCCATCTGCTCAGCGACCTTGAGCACATGTGCGACTACCTGCTCGTACTGGCCGGGGGCCGGGTCCGGATGGCCGGGGAGGCCGAGGAACTGGTGCCCATGCACACCCTGGTCACCGGTGTCACCGAGGACGGGCTGCTGCCCGCCGCGCTCGCCACCCACACCGTGGTCGACGTCCGCACCGCGGGACGCCAGTTCACCGCGATGGTCCGCACCGAGGGCCCGCTGGCCGCCGGCTGGCAGCTCGCGGAGCCCAGCATGGAGGAAGTCCTGCTCGCCTATCTGCGCAACCCCAAGGCGCCCGCGCTGCTGTCGCCGTCCGCCGTCCCCGGGCACCGAGAGGAGTACGCCGCGTGA
- a CDS encoding GntR family transcriptional regulator: MVVFRIDRRGGLPAYLQIVQQVEQALQMGALAEGDRLPTAAQVAATTKVNPNTTLKAYRELERAGLVEVRQGAGTFITRSLATPQTAPESPLRGRLGEWMREARAAGLTEHDVSTLFTALLAETFQPSEPTPAP, translated from the coding sequence GTGGTCGTGTTCCGCATAGACCGCCGTGGCGGTCTGCCCGCCTACCTCCAGATCGTCCAGCAGGTGGAGCAGGCGCTGCAGATGGGCGCTCTGGCCGAGGGCGACCGGCTGCCTACCGCCGCCCAGGTCGCCGCCACCACCAAGGTCAACCCCAACACCACCCTCAAGGCGTACCGGGAGCTGGAGCGCGCCGGTCTGGTGGAAGTGCGCCAGGGCGCGGGCACGTTCATCACCCGCTCGCTGGCCACCCCGCAGACCGCGCCGGAGTCTCCGCTGCGGGGGCGGCTCGGTGAGTGGATGCGCGAGGCCCGTGCGGCCGGGCTGACCGAGCACGACGTGTCGACGCTGTTCACGGCGCTGCTGGCGGAGACGTTCCAGCCGTCCGAACCGACACCAGCGCCCTGA
- a CDS encoding ABC transporter permease, whose protein sequence is MSTLTRPAARRDPARTKPRRLRGLAWLMFRQHRVAFALCAAATVLGTAYLAYERGAFLDTLNGATPSTVDDALRSRLENRFDDAVSYLAYLPILFGAFFGAPLIASDREQGTARLVTTQSVPRMRWLLAKLGFALGLVAVTTGTLSAVLSWYWSSAHPFLTQGWLDGDSFTAAGPVLAAMTLFLTTLGIAIGTLVRRAATAMTLTFVASGAFLLLFDYLKPRLATPHRMAFPLDTDPPAALSHVYQVDQWVGTASGKVYGYGTCVHSDMKECRARLGIVNSVWDYFTYDQRAPMQWTAAGLLLGGTAVLVALIVWRARRRAF, encoded by the coding sequence GTGAGCACGCTGACCCGCCCCGCCGCCCGGCGCGACCCGGCCCGCACCAAGCCCCGGCGGCTGCGCGGTCTGGCCTGGCTGATGTTCCGTCAGCACCGCGTCGCGTTCGCCCTGTGCGCCGCCGCGACGGTGCTCGGCACGGCCTATCTCGCCTATGAGCGCGGCGCGTTCCTCGACACCCTGAACGGGGCGACCCCCTCGACGGTCGACGACGCGCTGCGCAGCCGGCTGGAGAACCGGTTCGACGACGCCGTCTCCTACCTGGCGTACCTGCCCATCCTCTTCGGGGCGTTCTTCGGCGCCCCGCTGATCGCCTCCGACCGCGAGCAGGGCACCGCACGCCTGGTCACCACCCAGTCGGTGCCCCGGATGCGCTGGCTGCTGGCGAAGCTCGGCTTCGCCCTCGGCCTGGTGGCGGTCACCACGGGAACGCTCAGCGCGGTGCTGAGCTGGTACTGGAGCTCGGCGCACCCGTTCCTCACCCAGGGCTGGCTCGACGGCGACTCGTTCACCGCCGCGGGCCCGGTCCTGGCGGCCATGACCCTGTTCCTGACGACGCTGGGCATCGCCATCGGCACCCTGGTGCGGCGCGCGGCGACCGCCATGACGCTCACCTTCGTCGCGTCGGGCGCCTTCCTGCTCCTCTTCGACTACCTGAAGCCCCGGCTCGCCACCCCGCACCGGATGGCGTTCCCCCTCGACACCGACCCCCCGGCCGCGCTCTCCCACGTCTACCAGGTCGACCAGTGGGTCGGCACGGCGTCCGGCAAGGTCTACGGGTACGGCACCTGCGTCCACTCCGACATGAAGGAGTGCCGCGCCCGCCTCGGGATCGTCAACTCGGTCTGGGACTACTTCACTTACGACCAGCGGGCCCCCATGCAGTGGACCGCCGCGGGGCTGCTGCTCGGCGGCACCGCCGTCCTGGTCGCCCTGATCGTGTGGCGGGCCCGCCGCCGCGCCTTCTGA
- a CDS encoding cold-shock protein: protein MATGTVKWFNSEKGFGFIEQDGGGPDVFAHYSNIAAQGFRELQEGQKVNFDVTQGQKGPQAENITPA from the coding sequence ATGGCTACTGGCACCGTGAAGTGGTTCAACTCGGAAAAGGGCTTCGGCTTCATCGAGCAGGACGGCGGCGGCCCGGACGTCTTCGCCCACTACTCCAACATCGCCGCCCAGGGCTTCCGTGAGCTCCAGGAGGGCCAGAAGGTGAACTTCGACGTCACGCAGGGCCAGAAGGGCCCGCAGGCGGAGAACATCACCCCCGCCTGA
- a CDS encoding NAD(P)H-dependent flavin oxidoreductase: MPFHPESLAVPLVQAPMAGGASTPELAAAVGESGALGFLAAGYRTARDVREQIARTRELTARPFGVNLFVPAPPAPSVAEAVAAYREELLADAEAYGITLPEPVDGADDDEWGDKLDVLTREPVPVVSFTFGLPAAAEAEALHRAGSHLVGTVTTVDEAVAAEAAGMDALCVQGPDAGGHRGTYDAGARPQEVPLLELLAAVRERTGLPLIAAGGLGTGEDIAAVLTSGAVAAQLGTLYLRTDESGASRTHKDALADPRFTETVVTRAFSGRPARGLRNRFIDAHDAHAPVAYPQVHHLTKGLRAAAAQRGDAERLHLWAGRRHRLAPAVPAAELTRDLWSRTRAALPPAAR; the protein is encoded by the coding sequence GTGCCGTTCCATCCCGAAAGTCTCGCCGTCCCGCTCGTCCAGGCCCCCATGGCGGGCGGCGCCTCCACCCCCGAACTGGCCGCCGCCGTCGGCGAGTCGGGGGCGCTCGGCTTCCTGGCCGCCGGGTACCGCACGGCACGGGACGTGCGCGAGCAGATCGCCCGCACCCGTGAACTCACCGCGCGCCCCTTCGGCGTCAACCTCTTCGTACCGGCGCCGCCCGCGCCGTCCGTGGCCGAGGCGGTGGCCGCGTACCGCGAGGAGCTCCTGGCGGACGCCGAGGCGTACGGCATCACCCTGCCCGAGCCGGTCGACGGGGCCGACGACGACGAGTGGGGCGACAAGCTGGACGTGCTCACGCGCGAGCCGGTGCCGGTCGTCTCCTTCACCTTCGGGCTGCCCGCCGCCGCCGAGGCCGAGGCGCTGCACCGCGCGGGCAGCCATCTCGTGGGGACGGTCACCACGGTGGACGAGGCCGTGGCCGCCGAGGCGGCGGGGATGGACGCGCTGTGCGTCCAGGGTCCGGACGCGGGCGGCCACCGCGGCACGTACGACGCCGGGGCCCGGCCGCAGGAGGTGCCGCTGCTGGAGCTGCTGGCGGCGGTACGGGAGCGGACCGGGCTCCCGCTGATCGCCGCGGGCGGCCTGGGCACGGGCGAGGACATCGCCGCGGTCCTCACCTCGGGCGCCGTCGCCGCGCAGCTGGGCACGCTGTATCTGCGGACGGACGAGTCGGGCGCCTCGCGGACGCACAAGGACGCCCTGGCCGATCCCCGTTTCACGGAGACGGTGGTGACCCGGGCGTTCTCGGGCCGCCCCGCGCGGGGGCTGCGCAACCGTTTCATCGACGCGCACGACGCGCACGCGCCCGTCGCGTACCCGCAGGTGCACCACCTGACCAAGGGGCTGCGGGCCGCCGCCGCCCAGCGCGGGGACGCCGAGCGGCTCCATCTGTGGGCGGGCCGGCGCCACCGCCTCGCCCCGGCCGTACCGGCCGCCGAGCTCACCCGCGACCTGTGGTCCCGCACCCGCGCGGCCCTGCCGCCCGCCGCCCGGTGA
- a CDS encoding DEAD/DEAH box helicase, producing MNRSARTNGGSFGARKGGGSAGHDRGTRPRRPAAQKGEFALPATVTPALPPVEAFADLDMPAELLTTLTGLGMEQPFPIQAATLPNSLAGRDVLGRGRTGSGKTLAFGLALLARTAGKRADSKQPLALVLVPTRELAQQVTDALTPYARSLRLRVASVVGGMSIGRQAKALRSGAEVVVATPGRLKDLVERRDCKLDQVAVTVLDEADQMADMGFMPQVTELLDLVRPDGQRMLFSATLDRNVDLLVRRYLHDPVVHSVDPSAAAVTTMEHHLLQVHGADKYATATEIAAREGRVIMFLDTKHAVDQFTKHLMGSGVRAAALHGGKSQPQRTRTLAQFKEGHVTTLVATNVAARGIHIDDLDLVVNVDPPSDHKDYLHRGGRTARAGESGSVVTLVTPGQRRDVSRLMADAGIRPQITQVRSGEAALSRITGARTPSGVPVGGAPAAERPKSGNAPFRGIGTTPGRPGRSGGSRRTTEAARLAEARKAARVRRSA from the coding sequence ATGAACCGGTCAGCCCGCACGAACGGCGGCTCGTTCGGCGCCCGCAAGGGCGGCGGCTCCGCCGGGCACGACCGGGGCACGCGCCCCCGCCGTCCCGCCGCCCAGAAGGGCGAATTCGCCCTGCCCGCCACCGTCACCCCGGCCCTGCCGCCCGTCGAGGCGTTCGCCGACCTGGACATGCCCGCCGAGCTCCTCACCACGCTCACCGGCCTCGGCATGGAGCAGCCGTTCCCCATCCAGGCGGCCACCCTGCCGAACTCGCTCGCGGGCCGCGACGTCCTGGGGCGCGGGCGCACCGGCTCCGGCAAGACCCTCGCCTTCGGCCTCGCCCTGCTCGCCCGTACCGCCGGCAAGCGCGCCGACTCCAAGCAGCCGCTGGCCCTGGTCCTCGTCCCCACCCGGGAGCTGGCCCAGCAGGTCACCGACGCGCTCACCCCGTACGCCCGGTCGCTGCGGCTGCGCGTCGCCAGCGTCGTCGGCGGCATGTCGATCGGCCGACAGGCCAAGGCGCTGCGCTCCGGCGCCGAGGTCGTCGTGGCCACGCCGGGCCGGCTGAAGGACCTGGTGGAGCGGCGCGACTGCAAGCTCGACCAGGTGGCCGTCACGGTCCTGGACGAGGCCGACCAGATGGCCGACATGGGCTTCATGCCGCAGGTCACCGAGCTGCTCGACCTGGTGCGCCCGGACGGGCAGCGGATGCTGTTCTCGGCCACCCTGGACCGCAACGTGGACCTTTTGGTGCGGCGCTATCTGCACGACCCGGTCGTGCACTCGGTCGACCCGTCGGCCGCCGCGGTCACCACCATGGAACACCACCTGCTCCAGGTGCACGGCGCCGACAAGTACGCCACCGCCACCGAGATCGCCGCCCGCGAGGGCCGGGTGATCATGTTCCTGGACACCAAGCACGCGGTGGACCAGTTCACCAAGCACCTGATGGGCAGCGGGGTGCGGGCCGCCGCGCTGCACGGCGGGAAGTCGCAGCCGCAGCGCACCCGCACGCTCGCCCAGTTCAAGGAAGGCCACGTCACCACGTTGGTGGCGACCAACGTGGCGGCCCGGGGCATCCACATCGACGACCTCGACCTGGTGGTCAACGTCGACCCGCCCAGCGACCACAAGGACTATCTGCACCGGGGCGGCCGTACCGCGCGCGCCGGGGAGTCCGGCAGCGTCGTCACCCTGGTCACCCCCGGTCAGCGCCGCGACGTGAGCCGGCTGATGGCGGACGCGGGCATCCGGCCGCAGATCACCCAGGTGCGCTCCGGGGAGGCGGCGCTGAGCCGGATCACCGGTGCCCGCACCCCGTCGGGCGTCCCGGTCGGCGGCGCCCCGGCGGCCGAGCGCCCCAAGAGCGGCAACGCGCCCTTCCGGGGCATCGGCACCACGCCGGGCCGGCCCGGCCGCTCCGGTGGATCCCGCCGCACCACCGAGGCCGCCCGCCTCGCCGAGGCCCGCAAGGCGGCCCGGGTGCGGCGCTCCGCGTAG